From the genome of Leptolyngbya subtilissima AS-A7, one region includes:
- a CDS encoding WGxxGxxG family protein, whose amino-acid sequence MKNKSLAAWLGTGALAVSLAVLPSTLPASAQTGQTGTATGTDGVGTTTTTTEDYGDDGFDWGWLGLLGLAGLAGLKGKDRDHDTRTAYATDRTTTSSTNNPRY is encoded by the coding sequence ATGAAAAATAAATCCTTGGCTGCTTGGCTAGGTACTGGCGCTCTCGCCGTGAGCCTTGCCGTTCTGCCTTCTACCCTGCCCGCCTCTGCTCAAACTGGTCAAACTGGTACCGCAACCGGGACTGATGGAGTTGGTACCACAACCACAACCACTGAAGACTATGGTGACGACGGCTTTGATTGGGGCTGGTTGGGTCTTCTTGGTCTAGCAGGTCTAGCCGGTCTGAAAGGGAAAGATCGCGATCATGACACCCGGACCGCCTACGCCACCGATCGCACAACCACAAGTTCTACCAACAATCCTCGCTACTAA
- a CDS encoding nucleoside deaminase: MEEPTSTQMVQHLQRANQVAQAAVAQGHHPFGAILVAPDHATVLLEQGNIDTVNHAELTLMRLAYAEFEPGFLWGCTLYTTVEPCVMCAGAQYWANVGRLVYGITERQLLALTGNHAENPTLDMPCRYVFERGQKAIAVWGPIAEVEAEIVALHRGFWNE; encoded by the coding sequence ATGGAAGAGCCCACATCTACACAGATGGTTCAGCACCTACAGCGGGCCAACCAGGTAGCTCAAGCGGCTGTGGCCCAAGGGCACCATCCCTTTGGGGCCATCTTGGTGGCTCCAGACCATGCCACTGTGCTGCTTGAGCAAGGCAACATAGACACAGTTAACCACGCCGAATTAACCTTGATGCGGCTGGCCTACGCTGAGTTTGAACCTGGTTTTCTGTGGGGCTGCACGCTTTACACGACCGTCGAGCCCTGTGTGATGTGTGCTGGGGCACAGTATTGGGCCAATGTGGGGCGGTTAGTCTATGGCATTACAGAAAGGCAACTGCTGGCACTCACGGGCAACCATGCCGAAAACCCCACGCTGGACATGCCCTGTCGGTATGTATTTGAGCGGGGGCAAAAGGCGATCGCTGTTTGGGGGCCAATCGCTGAAGTAGAAGCAGAAATCGTCGCCCTCCATCGTGGCTTTTGGAATGAGTAG
- a CDS encoding GNAT family N-acetyltransferase produces the protein MEIVTRRFLLRDFVELDRPSFLKYQADPRSQAFYEPSDTSAEQATRLFDTFLSWAADRPRTNYQLAIVQQQEPKALVGCCGLRGAQCPAGEMELGIELAPNYWGRYAYAIEVGRALLNFGFQELKLDVISGSTVSANQRIARLAEWMGAEVVAVRSDSPWMSERGWNEVDWRITKEQWSYRIAPLYNKRSAAGS, from the coding sequence ATGGAAATCGTGACTAGAAGATTTCTGTTGCGTGATTTTGTTGAGTTAGATCGGCCTTCCTTTCTAAAGTATCAAGCCGATCCACGCAGCCAAGCATTTTACGAACCAAGTGACACTAGCGCCGAGCAGGCAACACGTTTGTTTGACACATTTCTGAGCTGGGCTGCCGATCGCCCCCGCACCAACTACCAACTCGCGATCGTGCAACAGCAAGAACCTAAAGCGCTCGTCGGCTGCTGCGGACTGCGGGGAGCACAGTGCCCCGCTGGTGAGATGGAACTGGGAATCGAACTTGCACCTAACTATTGGGGCCGCTACGCCTATGCAATTGAAGTGGGGCGTGCCCTGCTCAACTTTGGGTTTCAGGAATTAAAGCTGGATGTAATTTCTGGTTCTACCGTAAGCGCAAATCAGCGAATCGCTCGATTGGCAGAGTGGATGGGCGCAGAAGTCGTTGCTGTTCGTTCAGATTCCCCATGGATGTCGGAGCGAGGTTGGAATGAGGTAGATTGGCGCATTACGAAGGAGCAGTGGAGTTATCGCATCGCGCCGCTGTATAACAAACGAAGTGCAGCGGGCAGTTGA